In Fusarium fujikuroi IMI 58289 draft genome, chromosome FFUJ_chr02, the genomic stretch GAGAACTAAACATCTGTCACATCGCAGATAAGAATCCTAATGATCCTACCGCCCACGAAAAGTTCCAGGCCATCGGTGAGGCCTATCAAGTTCTGTCCGATTCCGATCTACGCGCAGCCTACGATAAGTTTGGAAAGGACTCTGCGAGACCGCAGGAGGGTTTCGCGGATCCAGCTGAATTTTTCAGCTCCATCTTTGGAGGCGAGGCCTTCGTGGACTGGATCGGTGAGATTAGCCTTATGAAGGATCTCACGGCAACCATGGACATCACGatgcaggaggaggaagaagctgccGCTGCTGAAGCCGCTGCCGCCGCGCAAGCCGAGGAGGATTTCCCTGGAActgaagatgccaagaaggagagcctcaaggagcaagagcagaaggctgaggagaagaccgCTGCCGCTGCAGAGCACCAAGCAGGCCCACCACCGCCGCCTTATGCTGCCGCTTCTGTCAACGACgacaaggagaccaagcccgCTTCACCTGCCGCTCCCGCCGCTGGCCTCTCCGCCGATACCCCTCAGCGAACCGATGCCACATCCCCCGCTCCCTCGTCGAGCTCACGTAGCCGAACCCAGATCCCTCTTCGACCTGCACTGATGGACAAGTCTCACGAGGACCTTCTTGATGCCGAGGCCAACAAGGGTGAATTAACagaggaggagctcaagcataaggagaagaagaagggtggccTGACCAAGGAGCAGCGTGAGCAGTTGGCAGCATACGAGAAGGAGCGCGCCAAGATTCGCCAGGAGCGTGTCGACACCCTCGCTCGGAAGCTCCTTGATAGACTAAGCGTGTGGACAGAGACAGACAAGGGTCCTGACGTAACCAAGGCATTCCAGGAGAAGATGCgtctcgaggttgagaacCTGAAGATGGAGTCTTTCGGAATTGATATCCTGCACGCTATCGGTCAAACCTATGTCTCGAAGGCCTCGAGCTTACTCCGCAGCCAGAAGTTCTTTGGTATCGGTGGTTTCTTCAGCAGACTCCGCGACAAGGGCACACTCGTCAAGGAGACATGGAACACCATCAGCAGCGCTATTGATGCTCAACAGACCATGGAGGAtatggccaagatggaggagaagggTGGCGAGGACTGGACTGATGAGAAGCGTGCTGAGTACGAGAGACGCGTGACTGGCAAGATTCTCACCGCTGCATGGAGGGGAAGCAAGTTTGAGATTCAGAGCGTTCTGCGCGAGGTCTGCGACAGCATTTTGAACGACAAGAAGGTCCACCTCAACAAGCGACTCGAGCGCGCACAGGCTCTTGTTCTGATTGGTGACGTCTTCATCCGGGTATGTTTCAAGTGCTGCTTTGTCGGAATCACACTAACGTTAACTAGGCTGAGCGATCTCCTGAAGAGGAGGGCGACTATCTCGTTTTCGAGCAGCTCGTTGCTGAGGccgcgatgaagaaggacaaggaggaagaccacaagaagaagaaggaccgCAAGTCCTTCCacagcaaggacaaggaacCCAAAGACAAGGAGCACGCTACGACACCCTAAGCAGGGACGATGTTTCCTGGGGAGTTGGCAGACGGTAGAGAAAAGACTATACAgaaaggttgaagaagacctgCTTGTTTGAGACCCTGAAAATGAGGGCGGTATCAActtgatggacttggcttGGTGGCTTGCATGATGAACTGGTGGATGGTATAGATCGAGGATGACTGGCATTgatttagatataatttTCATGACACTATTCCCCCTTTTGTAAATTTGATGGCCGTTTGTCTGGTACCTGTAAATATGACTTAGGAAGtcagaaaacaccagaccttaatataaggtatcagaataaacttagcaaaaggtatcctaaatttcTACTAAATTTAGGCTCAATTTATACTAACTTATCTAAATCTTCTTATCatttagggtcaaggtcttgagttttctttccaaCCCTAGATATATCGCTATCGAAGTATGTACGTATAGATCAAGGAACAGTGGCGAGAGATGATGTGGTTGAGTTGAAGATTGGAGTTTCATCTCCTGACATCCTATATCCATTTCCTATTTCTGGTAACTATCTAATTTTCCCTATCACGTTCTTGGAACTTGAGGTAACCGTGCCGAggaaagcttgagaagccatTTCCCGGGTCAGGTTCTCTTTTCTGCAATTTCCTCCAATGATTCCATCTTGTTGACTCGCCAGGTTGGCGTGGAAACTTCCTCCGGGGTATCTGTTATACATAGTATGTATCCAAAAGcaaactaaaaaagaaaaagcacAAAATCTTGGCGACAAATGAAACCCAAAAAGGCCCAAATCTCCGAAGGCCGTATGTATATGTAACGATTGTCCAGGCTGAGTATTTGTGGCGGTGCTCCTTTTAGGAGAGAGAAGATCGTTTGAGAGGTGGAATCGATGGTGCATCGTAGCCGCTGGGAAGCAAAACGCTGTTGAACAGAAACAAAAGGGATGTAAAGATGATCGCTTGCTTGCCCAACGCCTTGTATGCATGCATGTTATTTCCATTGACTTCGTAgatctgatgatgatattttgTTGTGATGCCCTGAGGCTTGCCTGGTGTGTAAAGacgaaaagaaggagaacaaAATTGTGGTATGGTGAGTTGTATGTTTTGCGATGTCCTGGTCGCCTCTGAGATGTGTCGAGTAGTGAGAAAATGTGTCATCTTGCGATGACCGAGATTAGTTGTTGTCTGGTTGCAATTCGATGCCACTATCACGATCCTGTGAGCCCTTCTCCCAAGGCAGAGGAGCCTCGAGTGCTGCACTTCCAGGATCAGTTTCGAGATCGTCAACGCTAGCCAAcgcatcgtcttcatcttcgtcttcgtcccCGATCGCAGGAGCAAGTATATGGCCGCCAAATTCAACGTCGGTGACACGGACCTTATACTCGAGTGCCTTTTGGCCCTCCTTGATAAGAACCTCAGTCCAGTTCAGGCATCGTTTGATACTTTGGTTGATCTTCTGACTATCGACCAGCAACTCCCGGTGCTTGGTCAAATCGAGCTGCAGACGATCTTCATCTCGCTTCCGTCGAGACATGGCTTTTTCGATCGCTTTCTCGTCTGTGGGATCAAGAGGGTCAGAAGCCGAGACTGAGTCAGTCATTGACAAATCTGATTCGTCAAGTGAGTCGTGTTCCTCGTCTGAGGGAGCTGCCGAGTTGTCCTCTTCGCTAAGATCCGAAAGACTAATTGGTGCATCTGTGAGTGCCGCAGAGGTCACTCGGCTagaagctgctgaagcaACAGCAGAGAGACGACCAGATCTTGAAAGTCGTCGATACCTGCGTATCTCAGCCTGCTGTTTCCGTAGTTGCCTTTCCAGTGTCCGATTAATAGCTTCAAGTGAGGCGTTGGTGATTTCCAGATCCTGCACCTTTCGTTCTCTTCGGGCATTAGCGACCAGTTCGTTCACAGGCTCGTGGCTGGATTTTGTAGGACTTTGCAAGTCGGGCTGGGATCCGTCTTCCTTTttcgcttctccttcttcctcttcatcttcctcatcgtcgagaTCTTCGGCAACTTGAAGAATCGAAGCCATTGTCAAAgctggctgagctgagcCAGGGCTCGAAGGGGGTGAGCCATATTCAAAAGGCCGTCGAGCCGGTGACATGGGCAACCTAGGTGAGTGAGAGTGATCAAAATTGGGAACACTACCAGCTCTTGCATGGCCTCTCTGCTTTTTCGGCGCTGCATCGATGCTAACTCGTCTCTTGGAAGAGGTAATAGATGCTGGGGGGGCTAGTGGAGAAGCTATCTGAGGCGGTGACGCTACTTGCGGTCTGTTCCCAAGACCAGGGGCGCCAGTGTTTTTGAGTATAGAAGGTGTAGGTTGAGCAATCTTGATAGGAGAATGTGGCCTTGGCGGTAGTGCGTGATTTGATTGTTCATTTGTTGAACTGCTGGTGCTTGGACGTTTAGACTGGAGTCTTGTTGTGGATGAATTCGCTGAAGAGGGCTTAAGCTCGAGATCCGCGCCATTGGCATAAAAGAactttgaggatgaaggttCGGGTGCGGTACTGAGTGTCGGCGTAAATGGTGCAGAGACGGGAGGGCTGATTGGTTTTTTATATTCAGCATTGGGTTTACTGGCATGGAAGTAGGATGCAGGCTTTTGTGAGCCTAACGAGGGACGACCAGCTGTTTGTGTTGAAGTCGGAGCGTCGCTGGCACGAAAGAATTTGGCGTCCGGGTCTGCTGGAGACTCAGCTCGTGACAGTGATTGCCTTCCAGAGGAGCCTAAGGAAGCTCGAGGATCCCAACCATCTCGATCTAGGTTTGGTGTCCCATTGGGCGTCGAACTATTGCTATTGTTGCGACCTTGTCGACTGCCAGAACGGGGAGTCACAGCATCGTCTCGCCCAGACGTGCCTGAGCTCAATCCTTGAGTTGATCGACGAACTAAAGGAGGTGCGCCTAATAAAGGACCTTTTGCTGTCGAGGCAATCTTGGGCGTCAGAGGCGTTCGTCCGACTGTTTTTGCAGCGGCAGCACTGAGCTGCGGGGGCCTGTGTCTTGTGTCGCTTGGGGCCATTTTCAAGGTAGGAGGAGCGGAACTCGACGAGGTAGAACGGGTCGAAGGAATTGTAGCGGTTACTGAAAGAacatgttgttgttttgggtCGTGAAAGCCAAGGGATGGCGTTGTGCGAGCGTTCGAGGATATAGTGGTGCCGCCAGAGGAGAATCGGGGACGAGCCTGAGCCTTAGTCTGGACTTGTGCCTGACCTGGAGTAGGGGTCTTGGATCGGGTCTTTGGGAGAGGTTTAGAAGAGGTGACTAATTTGTTGTTTCCGGCGGAGGAAGCTGAGCGGCGAATATGAGGCTGAGAGACTGAAAGGCCAGGAGATGTAGGACGAGAAGATGACGAGTTGATGGTGTTTAGAGTGCGCATTCTGTCCACGAGTTGGGTTGTCGGAACAGCCTCTACTTGCTGGCTCAGGCTGAGATGAGTGGTAGCGGGACGGAGCGGCGAGCTCTCATTGGCTGTGCGTAGAGGCGGTAACGGGAAAGGTTAAAGGGACTTCAGTGGGCAACGCCCTGTAATGCCAATGCTCCAGCGCGGTGATCACTAAAACGCTAGTGGTTTCTGGCTAATTTGGGGTCCAATCTCAATGTCGAGGTGACCACATCCAAAAGTAAACAAACAGTTTCAATgatgagagacaagaggCGGTGGGGTCGAGTGTTGGATAGATGAAGTGGCTTGACGGATCGAAGCGGGGGATGTCTTTATTTTCTGCAGGAGGCAAGGAGTATCCAATTGAGTTGTTCACGGCGGGTATAGACGAGAGAGCAATCACCGCCTGTTGGGTCACGACATGAGGTAGGGAGCAGAAAAAAAAGGTCGTCACGGATGATATcaggagaaaagagaggcgAAAGGGAGACAgccgagaagagagaagcaCAATCACGAAAATAGACGAGAAATGCTAGGCATAATAATTACAGACAACACCGACCAGAAACTAGCGGGATGAACGGATCGTGGTCATTCATTCAAGACAAGGCAAGGCGAAGGACGTGGCCAGGATGGGGCGATCCCTGCTCCAGTCATTGGAGTGAGTGTCTTGCTTTTTGACCTCTCTTCGAAATTGATCATGCTCATGTTTACTTTTCCATGACATATAAATGGACATGTCATGCTATAGACTCGAGTTTCATATGCCTTGTAATTGGGCAATCTGACTGGTTGCTGTCATCACGAAACATACCTCCCAACCTGGCGGTCTAGGTCAGATATGATAAGATGCACAATTGTTTATTTACAAGCGTGTGCGTCCCTCTTACATCGACAGAACCCCCAGTGAAACTCGCCTATAATTACAAGTATTGCAATATTTAGAACAGTCAATTCCCCTTTCTCCATTCAATGGATCACTAAATAAACATCCACCGCTTATTACATTTTATGCCAACTGAATTCACAGATCATGGAATGCCCCTTGCTCCTCGCTACTCATCTCGACCTGTTCCAAATCCCCTGTCCCCTGCAAAGTCCACGGGTGCCAGCTTTTCTCCGTCGATCACTGAGCTGTCTACTCCGTACGGATACTGCTTGTGGCATGACCAACGTTGACGCCACAAGAAGGAACAGCCGAAGGCTTTGAGCTGTATTATTACCGTACTCTCTGGTTTCATGCCATAATGAATCGGCATGAAAAGCAGTAAAATCAAGTATATTCACCAGTGGGTGGTACAATGAAAATAGAACTTGGTATACAAGCGAGATGGGGTGGTGAGCTTAGAGTAAAGTTATGACAGAAACCCTCTAGAATTATTCTAGCCCGCCCCAGTTCAATTATGAATCGGTAATTATTCACATGAAAATCGAACCTCGAACCTCCAGCCAATCAGCGCTTACCCGTTGCAAGGCTCAAGGTTAGCTCCGGCCtttcagctccagcttctgATTTTCTTTGTCCGCCGCTGACAAAAGCAAATCCATCAACTATTATCGGAGGCGCATCACAAGGTGGCTCGATGATTCTGCAATAACCATTCCACAACCCACtccttcccttcttctcgccaATCGACCTCAACTCTCCAGGTCTCCTGGGGGAAAACTCTCTTTTGTTTCTCGTGTTTCACTTCAGTCTTTATTGTGTCGTCATGGGCGTTATTGGTATCGGCCTCATCGTCGCCTCTGTTGTCTGGGTGCTTGTTCGTCCGCCGTCATGGATGCCAGAGCCGCTGCAGATCCTTCTCCGCTGGAGGGGGACTGGTCCTCCTGCTATTGTAGCTAAGGACGAGGCTGAgactgaagctgatgatgccGATCCTGCACCCCGTATCATGGTGTCGGATCACGAGGTGGAACCGGGCCCTCGACTCCGGGCTCGTCCGGCCGATAACCGTACCACACGAGACGACGGCCAGCGTCGAGACCAAGGAAAGGCTACTGCTACTGCGATCGATACCCCAACCTCGTCGTCGAAGATCCACAGGAACGATGCTGCTTCTATGCCGCCGCCTCCTTTACCAAAGGTTGCGCCCCCACCTCCAACCATCACCGAACCCGAAGAGCAAACAACTCCCAAGGCTATCGCATCCGATCCTCCCTCTATTTCCGTCCccagcttcagcctcgacAATGCCCCTATTGCGCCGAGTTCACACCCCGCCCCGCGTCGGAACCCCACAGCCCCGGGCCCTGCTCTTTCCCCGAATCCAACCTCCATGATGCCTCCGCCTCCAGCTCCGGGCCGTCTACCTCCTCCCACGTTCTCAGCTGCCCCACCTGCTGGTCGCATGCCATCACTCTCTCAGTTCCCCGCCGTGAATTCACCGCAACGAGCTCGTGGCCCTCTACCGAACAGAGGTCCTCCGTCATCAG encodes the following:
- a CDS encoding related to DnaJ-like protein, translating into MVVDTAYYDTLGVQPTATELEIKKAYRKMAIVHHPDKNPNDPTAHEKFQAIGEAYQVLSDSDLRAAYDKFGKDSARPQEGFADPAEFFSSIFGGEAFVDWIGEISLMKDLTATMDITMQEEEEAAAAEAAAAAQAEEDFPGTEDAKKESLKEQEQKAEEKTAAAAEHQAGPPPPPYAAASVNDDKETKPASPAAPAAGLSADTPQRTDATSPAPSSSSRSRTQIPLRPALMDKSHEDLLDAEANKGELTEEELKHKEKKKGGLTKEQREQLAAYEKERAKIRQERVDTLARKLLDRLSVWTETDKGPDVTKAFQEKMRLEVENLKMESFGIDILHAIGQTYVSKASSLLRSQKFFGIGGFFSRLRDKGTLVKETWNTISSAIDAQQTMEDMAKMEEKGGEDWTDEKRAEYERRVTGKILTAAWRGSKFEIQSVLREVCDSILNDKKVHLNKRLERAQALVLIGDVFIRAERSPEEEGDYLVFEQLVAEAAMKKDKEEDHKKKKDRKSFHSKDKEPKDKEHATTP
- a CDS encoding related to cytochrome b-type NAD(P)H oxidoreductase, with translation MGVIGIGLIVASVVWVLVRPPSWMPEPLQILLRWRGTGPPAIVAKDEAETEADDADPAPRIMVSDHEVEPGPRLRARPADNRTTRDDGQRRDQGKATATAIDTPTSSSKIHRNDAASMPPPPLPKVAPPPPTITEPEEQTTPKAIASDPPSISVPSFSLDNAPIAPSSHPAPRRNPTAPGPALSPNPTSMMPPPPAPGRLPPPTFSAAPPAGRMPSLSQFPAVNSPQRARGPLPNRGPPSSGGLAPPPTHSSKPSKPNRKVLLTPGHSPLDWARISGPNADLRGVEPQTPYLRVTPSMLKRMTGRKGKDAWMALNGKVYNVTPYADFHPGGVPELMRGAGRDGTKLFGEIHPWVNYETMLSACLVGLLVEESEGTENQMDQMD